The stretch of DNA TGCTGTACACCCACGCAAAGGATCGCTGCGAAGGCgttccatttgttgttgttgtgttaaTGGTGTGTGGCTCTGGGCACAGCgcttgaattatttatttagccaTGCATTTGCAGTTGGCAAAGTGCAAACAACCAAACAACGAAATGCCATTACAGTAAACACACTTTAATAGTTTAATGCCAGCGAAGCAGAAGTTtttggcagcaacaagaaggagcagcaggagcagcagcagaaggagaaacatcatcatcatcagcagcagctaaaagaGCTATAACCGCCAGTGGGCTATGGAATATGGCCACATAATAATGCCTATTTGACTAAGAGCAGAAAACGGACAAAACAGACGAAACGCGAGGCCGAAGAAACTTCGAGCTacaacgacagctgctgatGTGGTCGCTCGTCCTGCTCcacgctgctcctcctggggCCAACTTTGAcgaaagtttttggccaacacaagcagcagcagctgcaacaaaggaagagcgagcaggaggagcagcaggaggagcagcaggaggagcagcactgTCAGAGGACACCGACACATGTCAAAGTTTTGCAATTTCAAAgatttctttccatttttttctattgttgttgctgctgctgctcggctctTGCGAACATGATTTTTGGCAACCGCAGAGAAGCGCAGAGCAGACCATAGGCACGAGGAGCAGTCGCCACTTCAACGCTGgagttgtgctgctgcttcagcacTTGACAATGACGGGCCTGACCACAATTTGTGcccgcaggcaggcagctcccGCTCTCCATCGGGGAATGTCCTGGACTCCTGCTAACATTAATCCATTAAAAACTTCGTTTAGCTTGTTGGTTGGCAACTTCATTTAAAACCAATTTCGTGGCGTCCCCAAACCCATggcaaaaaaatcaaagttgTTCGTACAACAATGTTGCTGTGAAGTTCCATGTCCTCTGTTTGGggctgtgtgtgctctggcCATGTGACATCATCAGCGGACGTCACGTGCCCGGTACAGTTGGGCTCCATCGGCTATCCTTAAGCTTGCATGTCACTCTGTGGCTGCATTTCTCGCACAGTGCCGCCGGCAGGCCGAGCGATGTGGCACTGACAGAAATTACAGCTGGCGTGAGAACAGCGCGAATAGGAGCCAGCGCTGCGGCGCCTCTGATGGAATAATTAGTGCCAACGTTCTAGGGCGACGTTCGATAGAAGACGGACTTGATTGGCGTAGCAGAAAGAtgaggtggcagtggcagtaatTATCGTATTAAATTGAGTTGCAAACTAGAAAAAGGCGAAGGTTGCAACAGCCTCGTAGAGATATCGATCCAACTACATAGATGGGAGATGCATAAAGATATGCCATTAAATTTTGCcaaaattatgaatattatCTGAAgtacattttacataaattCGTACCAAAAAACAGCAATCCATTTATTACCTGTTATCTTTATTTTGTCAGTTAAATGGCggtacaaataaaatgtctATAATCAGCATAATGCAATAAGAATTAATTTCTACAGACATGGTCTTataaaatatctaaataaTAACTCAACACCATGAGAAATTGGAGTATTGGGAAGTGGGAACCTTTCTGCCAATCTGTATCCCAAtctggtgatctgatagataaggtcattccctacggaatggcgtttttagttttctgctatcttcaaaattgtagatttgggaggttttcgcccttttgcgggggcggggctcatttttgaaatacactggtttcagtgtgagcatacagcagtctggtgccaaaatttggtggctctagctcttatagtctctgagaactagccgacaaacaagacggacagacggacggacggaccgacagacggacagacggacagacatggctcaatcgactcggctattgatgctgatcaagaatatatatactttatgggtatatacgtttccttctgtgcgttacatacattcactttgtgcacaaatacaatataccctatttactcttcgagtaccgggtataaaaattataaaactaCAATTAGGTGACATTCTgcatttttaagaatttttgcACAGAATCGAACCCAAAGCGCGGATATAAAACATAAAGAGTTTGTAGAAAAAAATGTACCACATTTCATTGAATTGCTCATTCTTGGTCATATCAAGAATATCATTGAAGATATAAACTATTCTTTAATAATTCTGAAAACCAGCGGTAAATTAAGATTTCTGTTTGAattagtttggtttttggttcaTTTATTCATACAATATCTCATGATATCCTTACAAAAGGAGCATGACCCTGACATTAGTTAAACCAAGCTGATTTTACTTagaattatttcatttttattatcgaacatcttGTCTTTGCTGTTAGAGACCGAAGGGTGGAGAGagtaaaacgtttgctatctcTTTCTATGGCTTTTCTCTCGCGGGAAGCCGAGTGAGAGTGTGGGCAATAAGCTCACCTTTAcagtaaattcaccttgagtttgactttctttttttttagggCAAAATATAGTTTTAAATACCTTCCTATGGGGGTGTTGCCCCTGCCAAACTGCttctgcattttgtttgccctgcAACTTTTGTGTGCGCAAAACTAAAACACTCGCCGGAGGATATGGAAAGCTTAATTAATGCAAAGCTAAATCTTTTAGCGCGGCTtaagtgccagtggcagtgccagtggcagtgccaggaggggggcaacagctgcaacaattagtttaatttatGCGTCAACGCGTTGCACTCGCCAAATTAGCATTAAGCTGCGCGAATATCTCCATAAATTACTAACCAGCGGGCAAtgctttccttttcttgtttGCAGGAGAATGGAAGATCAGTTCCTGATGTTACCGCCAGTCCGGGACGCGCCCCGCCCGGACCGCTGCCCGCCAATCAGCTGTCCTCGCtgggcaaccagcagcagcagcacggcaaccagcagcagcagcaccatggcaaccagcagcagcagcatcatggGAATCAGCACCAGAACCGCGGACAGAGCGGCAGCATCTCGAATGCTGGCGTCAAGGAtccggtgctgctgcagggcgaCTTTCGCAAGGTCAGCGGCATCAGCTCGGAGATCTTTCGCCAGATAGAGGCCGTTGAGAATGATCACGATCCGAATACGGCGGCGGCCCTGGAGGCGGTGGAGCGGCGCGGTGAGATGATCGTTCGCATTCTGGAGCCACGCTGCATGGGCAGCAAGCAGGCGGTGGATGCGGCCCACAAGCTGATGAACAAGGCCGATGGCCGGCACACCGTGCAGCTGGTGGAGATTGTCAAGCGACCGGGGCAGACACTGGGCCTGTACATACGCGAGGGCAATGGCGCGGATCGCACCGATGGCGTGTTTATATCCCGCATAGCCCTGGAATCGGCGGTGTACAACAGCGGCTGCCTGAGGGTGAGTGGAAGCAAGGGGGAACGAGCGGTGGGCAGAGATTTAATGAGAGTTTTCCCCTCTCCTTTCCAGGTGGGCGATGAAATCCTTGCCGTCAATCTGGTGGACGTTACACACATGTCGCTGGACGATGTTGTCATCATCATGTCAATTCCACGCCGCCTGGTGCTCGCCATACGCCAGCGGCGCGGCAATCGTGGCACCAACTCCCCCGGTCCGCCCACGCTCTCACGCCCGGAGCAGAAGCCACCGCCGGTGGTGGTGATCAAGCGTGATCTCAGGGATGAGGATCTGGACGAAACGGATCGCATGCAGAGGCCGCCGCGCTCATCACGTGAAAGACGTACAGGTAGTTTGAAATGGAGGCCGTGTTTGAAATGCTAATCGGgattttcccctctctctttcgctctgtttCCGCACAGGTGATGGCCGCGAGATGACCGAATCCCGCTCCcggctgggtctgggcctcAACAACTACAGCCCGCAGTCGGAGCAGCTGGACATGTACTACAATACGCGTGGaggaggtggcggtggaggcggtggcatGCCCCTCAATGCCATGGGTGAGCCACCGAACTGGGGCTACaagccgccgccaccgccctcGTCGGTGATCACGGAGCAGCCCACCAAGGGGCATGCCTTTGCGCCCTCGCACGCGTACTACCAGAACGCCGGCACGCTGGAGAGCCTCGCCGAGAAGGTGCACGCCTTTTATCCCGGTGCACCCGGACAGCCGGTGGGTCCGTCGCGTCGCATGTCCACGGGCACCGGCAATGTGGGTCTGGCCCAGCAGCATGCGCGCTTCCCGCGCTCCGGCTCGGATCAGCACTTGCCGCGCGTGGAGTACGCGGACTACTCCAACTCCTTGGGCCGCCACTCGCTGCTGCGCTCCAGCCTGAAGCCCGGCACTGGCGCACCGCCCATGCccgtgggtgtgggtggcaCACTGGGCCGCTACGGACGCTACGATCAGCAGCGTGCCAATACGGTGTCCAAGTACGGACCGCCAGCTGCCGGCGCACAGTCGCTGACGCGTCGCTCGCGGCCCAATTTGGACTACTCCAGCGACACGGAGGCCACGATCGGACCGCGGCCCAGTTACTATTACTACAACAGGCCCGCCATTGGCAGCATGCCGCGTGGCGCCGGTGGCCATGTGAGCGGAAGTGCCGCTGCCACGGCAGCGCTGCTGGCAAGTGCCGCAGATCTCAACAAGTTCAACTCGCTGCCCAGGGAGCGGCCCGGCGTGAGGCTGCAGGGCATACGCACCCGAATCAGCGATCGCTTGGTGGACGAGAACGATGGCAACACCTCGGCGCCAGAGTTTGACGTGCGACGCGGCAGGGATCTGCGCCAGCGCATCACCGCCAGTCCCTCGATCTTCACAGCGGACGAGTACCGCGCGTGGCTGCGGCGAGCGCCCAGCAGCTCGGCCATTGCGGAACAGATGCGCATGACGCGCGACATGTTTGCCCAGCCGCGATCGCAGCGCTTCTCCTGCAGCGCCGAGAACATTCACGATGCATTGAGGAATGTAAGTACAAGAAGGACTCCCCTCCTGCCACTTTCTCATGCTCTTTGTTGCTTTCAGACGGAGAGCATTTACTCGAGCAGAACGGGCATACTCGGCGCGGGCACCCTCGATCGCAATATGGGCCTCACGCGTCCCATTTCCGCACTGCCTGTGCGCTCCATGTCCTCGCAGCATATTGGTGGAGCGGGTTCCATACGCTCCCCGAGCATACGACgcatgcggcagctgctggaactgTCCGCTGGCCCGGCCAGTCCTAGTGGCAGCATCATGAGCACCGGCGGCCATCAGAGTCCGGCACCAACGCCCAGCGCCACGCTGCCGCGGCAGCATCGACAGATTGACATCAATCCGGCAGAGTTTGCCAAGTACAAGCTGGACAAGCCAATAGTGGACATTGGCGGGGTCTCGGGCATGCTGTGGATTCATCTGCTGGCGGGTCGTGGATTGCGCACAGCTCCTGAGGGTTCCGGAGCACAGCCTGGTGCGCCGCCTGGCCAGACCAGAGATCTCTACTGCGTCATCGAGTGCGATCGCGTGCACAAGGCACGCACTGTGGTGCGCTCGGGCGACCTGCAGTTCGACTGGGACGAGTCCTTCGAGCTGGATCTGGTGGGCAACAAGCAGCTGGATGTGCTCGTCTACTCCTGGGACCCCCAGCACAGGCACAAACTCTGCTATCGTGGCGCCATTTCGCTGTCGGCCATACTGCGGCAGTCGCCGCTGCATCAGCTGGCGCTCAAGGTGGAGCCGCGCGGCACCATCTACATACGCATGCGGCACACGGATCCACTGGCGCTGTACAAGAGGCGTGGCCTGCCCAGCCTGCGTGCCGGCTATCCGACGCTGTTCGGCGCCGACCTGGAGACGGTCGTCAACCGGGAGTCCAAGGGCGCACCGGGCTGTGCCCCCGTGCCAATTGTGCTGCGACGCTgcgtggaggaggtggagcggCGCGGCCTCGATATAATCGGGCTGTATCGCCTGTGCGGCTCGGCCACCAAGAAGCGTCTGCTGCGCGAGGCCTTCGAGCGCAACAGCCGTGCCGTGGAATTGAGCCCGGAACATGTTCCTGACATCAATGTCATCACGGGTGTGCTCAAGGACTACCTCAGGGAGCTGCCCGAGCCGCTGTTCACGCGCTGCCTCTTCCAGATGACAGTGGATGCATTGGGTGAGTATTTCTCCTCCCGTTCCACAGCTAATTCTAATCGTTTGTGCAACCCCACAGCCGTCTGCTTGCCGGATGATCCCGAGGGCAATGCAAAACTGATGCTTAGCATTCTCGATTGCCTGCCCAGAGCGAATAGGGTAAGTGGCAGACCTCCTTCTGCCTCCCTGGCTGCCTACTCACACTGTCCTCTATTCTCCCACAGGCCACCCTTGTGTTCCTGCTCGATCATCTCTCGCTGGTCGTTTCCAACTCGGAGCGCAACAAGATGTCCGCCCAGGCGCTGGCCACGGTGATGGGCCCACCGCTGATGCTGCATTCGGCCAGCGCACAGCCGGGCGCTGACATCGATCACGCCCAGCCGATAGCAGtgctcaaatatttgctgcaaatctggccacagccgcaggcgcagcatcagcagctggcACAGCACATGGGCGGCGCCGTACAGGGTGGATCGATGATGAGCGGCCTGGCCACGGCCGGCAGCATGAGCAACATGGCGGGCGTTGCTTCAGGTAACGTACTCCCAGTGTCCATGatggaaacaacaacagaatcccgaccaaacacacacacacacacgactagaggacacaccgacacacacacacacgtacacacacctATGTACCTATGCAAGAGTTTTTCTTAAAGTTTCTTTCTTAAATGCTTTGAAAGCCGCCGCTGTTCCAGTCAAGATTTTCATTCTGTAACTCTCTTTCCAAGTCTGTTCAAAAGCGCGGCACAGAAACCGTTTTCACTGTTAACTGTtacttcacacacacacacatacacacatacacactcatcctgcacacaccacacacacacaccaatttGCATTCACATTAATATTGATTAATACAGAGTCCTATGTAGACAGGTCGGCGCGGCGAGTCAACAGGGCAGCGTGGAAGCAAAGTCAGTGCGTTGCCAGCGGACAGACAGCAACTTctactgcagcagcagcagcagctcatggCGGCGGGCAACCTACTCCGCTCGTCCACTTCGGTAACCAACATACTCTCCCAAGGCCATCCTCAGctctcagccacagccaacagtCATCTGTATCAATCAGTAGTGGGTCAGTTAGCTCAATCGCATCGAGCCTTGCAACAAGCGGTGCAACAGGTAAACAGAAAAATCcacaaacagccaacaaccaacaacagtaaccagcaacacacacagcaacactaacaacataaacaacaacaacaaatgagaacaaaaatcagcaaagaGACAAAGGAACATTCATTAACATAATCTTTATTTATACATTGCACTATCAGTCATCTAACTAACTCATTAACCTACATAATCATTTCGTCATAGTTGGGGTTTATCAATTGGTTCCAAATATAAATCTATAATTTTGTGGCGATTTTTCATAAGCGAACAGCTTTTAAATGTCATTCAGAATATCTTATAAGTTGGAGTACACAGGCTCCATAAAGGTTTCCTAAACCTACAACTTCTTAGGACTGTCAGAGATCTTTTAGAATATCTTTCTTACTCTTTGGAAAattcttttgtaattttaatcaTTTATAGTCAATCTTTCTTGGTTTAATATCTCAATTATTTTCACATCATTAAGCGCTTTAAATTGTcatacatttatattcaaaattcCTACAGAATGGTTTACTTTTCCTAAACCTACAACTTCTTAGGACTTTCGGATTTATTTTCGAACATTTTTAAGTCTCTAATAAAACAATTCTCATCAgttaaatgcatatttaatagGTTTTATAACTGACTTAGTTTTTAATCACTTTAAATACCTTTTTTTTACCATTGTTCGTTCAAtggttgggtttttgtttgtctcatAGTCTTCCAGTAAGTTTTCAGTCACCATtttcatgccatgccacacaatcTTACACTTTTTCTATCACACACTTTTACTTCTtaaaaacacacccacactctccacaacacacccacaccaaccgatacataaacatattctCTTGCTCTTTAACTTTTCCTGTTGACcgttttgcaaaaaaaagatgaTGATAAAAGTTATACATCTATACAAAAAACGTACATTCTTTAACCTACTGAGAGCTAATCTAATATTTCGAGAGCCATTCATTATCTGCTGTCAATATGATTTGTGCTTATAAAAACTATCTGCTTACGGATATATCTGATATCTACTTATACTATATAGTAAAGttattcataattttgttGTGATCCGTGAACGATAGACGTTGTAATTGTGACCTACGCATATATTAtcgtatatatttatttatatataaaacatAGCGATATATATGTGTGATATAACTTACGATAATGGTAAAGATGATGGTGATAATTGTTGAACGGCGTGTAAAGCATGATTGGCCCACTACTggtaaaacaataaaaacatatcGACTATTTATACCACTTTGTATACCAAATCCAATCCAACATATCTACATGTAATCCTCTGTATGTAAACACATGCCACCGTGTAAAATGCTTCATATATCTACCACAAAATGCCATTGTACAAAAACTTCATCAAACGTCATTGCCCCACCTCCTCGTACATTTGATTATTCCACTCCCAGGAGTTACTTTTGCAGTGCCCTAGCCACAACCTGATGACATCTCCCTGTCACCCTACTTCTACGCCATAAAGCACAGCTTTAGAATTTTTAGAGTACAAGTTAAAGTTGGGGAAGAATATACAGCAAATAGAGTAGAAATTCctttataaattattattttgggaCTGACACGGGAGCAACCATTTCTCCTGCACCATTTATCGCATTTTTGTGTCACTTTTTGCATGTCCAAACACCTCACGCCTTTGCATCACCATTCACCCAAAGTACAGTCACCGTTGCTCTCCGTTTCTCACCGTTCCTAACCTGCATCACAACCGCAAACAGAGTATAATAATTATCTGAATTGGAATTAACGAATTGGCCGCACAGCACGAAGTGAAATGTCTTAAAATATCCGCTTAACACTCGACACCATACACTTAACACCCACTAACACACACCATTGTGTACACACCAACAGCCTAAAGTCTAAATTCAAAAttgtctctcgctctgcacAACCCTTTAAGTAAGACTTAAACCCAAGACCCAGAACCCACTGCACGTAACCCCATTTAAAGCCCAATTTGTagccaaatgcaaaacaaaataattaaccAACTTCTTTGGGTTGTCCTACgaccctctctctttctctatcttttACTCGAATATCTTTGCAGCCCTATCAATTGGCGGGATCAGTGGGCTCAGCAATTCCCGACCAatcgccactgccacttccaggCACACCCTCCCCAGGCAGTAGCTCAGCGTCGACGGGTTCGGGCTCCGGATCGGGCTCGGGTAAAAGTAAGAAACAAATCCACATAGCACCAAGATGGAGTCTTtaatgctctctctctattgaAGGCACGGATACCATCAAGCGCGGTGCTTCACCTGTCTCCGTTAAGCAAGTCAAAATCATCGATACGGCCAGCCCCTATTCCATTGTGCAGAAGAAGCCGCCGCTGCAGAAGGATGCACCCATAGATGCCATCACACCCACCACCCAATCGGATGCAATCGGATCAGCCCTAGGTCTGGGCAAAAGctacagcggcagcggcagcagcagcacgacaaCACGCAAAGGCAACGTTGACTTCTATGAACCGCACAAAGCGCTGTCCAAGAGCTCGGCCGGCGACGACTTCACCACTAGCTACAGCTCCAAGTACGCCAGCCTGGACACGAAGAAGAGCGGCGGctacagcggcagcagcagctacacaCCCAGCAAGAGCAGCCTCAATGCCAGCGATGAGTACAAGGCGATGCGCAACAAGTCGAGTGCCACCTCAAGCTCCAGCTCATCGCAGGCCACGGTGCTGAGTGCCGGCTCGACGGCCACCTCGGCACCCACCACCTCCTCCGATGACTCGGACGATCTGCTGTCGTACAAGTCGTCGGCCTCCACCAATGCCTTGCTGGCCCAGTCGCAGGCCATGACCACCAGCCAGCTGATGTCGAAGTACTTAAAGCGAGAGCCGCGGGTACAGTTTACTCCGATCAAGTCGCCAGAGTCTCCATCGCCGCCTGGCGGTGGGGATGGTCTGCCCAAGGGCACCTACCAACTGGTCACGCCCACTGGCCCCGGCTCCAGCTCTTCTCTCAAGCCCAGCGCCACAACGGGAGCGATCAGCAAGCACACCACATCGTCGCCAAGCCAAGCGGACACGAACACTAatcacaccaacaacagccagaagTTGTCCTCGCCCTCGCGCCTCGCGAACAAGGACAGCAAGTCCGGAGCAGCGGTAAGTGGCTCCTCCTCGATTGTGTCGACCGGGCGGCGGCTGTTTGACAGCCtggcctcatcctcatcgtcggaGACGGAGACCAAGACCTACATTGGTGGAACCACAGCCAATGCCAGTGCATCCAGCAGCACGACAACCTACACCAACGACTCGCGGAACACAGCCAGCAGTAGTAATAAGTCGGTagcgggttcgggttcgggttcgggctCAGGCTCAGAGCACCGAAGCTATGGCAGCGCTCTCTTCGGGAGCAGCGGccttggcaatggcaatggggcCAGCGGCACCCACAACCATTTgggcaacagcaccaacagtCCCTTCACCAGcaccaatggcaatggcaaccaCAATGCCATGCATCTGTATGGCACTCTGCCAAAGAGTGGGGCCAATGCCAGTTCGGGTGCTGCCTTGtttggcagcagcgccagttCCTCCTACCACTCGAGCAGCGGTGCGGGCACGACAACCAGCAGCGGTGTCAGCTCCATGACGGGCTCCACCAATAGCTATGACTTCTACACGAGCAGCACCtcgagcggcggcagcagttcGCGTCCCTTTACCAATGGGGGCAACAATTACCACACCCTGGGCACATATCGGGCGCAGTATGCGGCCACCAATCCCTTCCTCGATGCCTTCGACGAGAAGCCCAGCAGCAATGGGGGCAACGGCGGTAGTAACAATGGCCATGGGGAGGATAAGCTCGGGGCGGACAAGGGCGGACATCATAGGGCGACCGTGATGGCGGCATTCCAATCGTCGGGCGACTCCAAGAACGGTAGCGATGAGTACGATGATCTCAAGTGAGGAGCCCAAACGATAACGAACTAGTACGATtacgataacgataacgattTCCATACAGATAGAccgatagacagacagacaatgcTGAAAGTGTTCTTTTGGAGTATTTACAGTTTACAAATTTACATAGAACGAAATAATAcgaataatatatatataaaaaaaaccgATAAGCAAACGATAAACAACCGATATATAATCGAAATAGAAAACTATGCTAAAAACCCACTGAACACGCGGATAAATGTatctctcctcctgctcttatttaacaaaaaaaaaaacggaaggCCGAACATGGCTGCCAAGCTTtctgtgcgtatgtgtgtgtgttgtgtgtgtgcgtgagtgtgtgtgtgtgtgtgtgtgaatgggcAGCCATTTAGCTAACCAAAAATCCGAATTCAATAACATTTACGAACAGTATTTTTGAATGAactaaaagcaacaaaaaaaaacccaaacaagaGAATGACAAACATCGTatacaacaaattacaaattataataaatagtAATAAAACACTAACAAACAGAACATGAACAAAACTTAAACCAAAAGGTTGACCGcgcatttaatttttacaagcaaacataacaaaaatcaacaacaatttctacatatatacagacaGACTTACATGCCTATAAATACATGCTAGATGTGCAATTTATgctaatgaaatatttttgcatagtACCCCCATCTACATATTGGAATACATACTCtgtacatacaacaaaaaaggagtCCTCGTTCCGCAAACTTTTTCTAATCCTTACACCAAGCAAACAACCAACCAGACAGCACACAGCCGTAtgcgatgtgtgtgtttcaatGTGACCAACTCTCTAATCTATAAAGCAGCTATACTATATCTTAATGTATGTGAAACAACTAAGCGAAAAAGCCCAAGACAAGTAAATTACTAGACAACTTTTCGAGCAATATATTTGCCTACAAATGTTTCTCTACGCCTCTTACACATGTATGTAATAAAAAACTTATACAATTATATCCAAAGATACCAACATTTGTATAAGGAAAACAAGAAATCCTTGGAGCTGCTTGTGTTCGATCAGCTGATGTTCGATCCATACATCACATGCAtacaccacaaacacacaagtaaaaaagaaaagaaaaacacatacaaatacatgAATTTATTGACGAATCGATGTGCTTAGTTTTTGGTATGAAACAAAGTCTGATATACACACTAATATACAACAATACagtataatatttataaacatttaaacataATTATACAAACaatggggaaaaacaaaacaaacaaaaaagaaaaactaacaaaaaaaaacactaaaaagtAAAACGatgaaaaagtaaaaagttaTAACtatacaataacaaaaacaattaaacacGCTTTGCGATTAGGGGACAGAATTT from Drosophila subobscura isolate 14011-0131.10 chromosome O, UCBerk_Dsub_1.0, whole genome shotgun sequence encodes:
- the LOC117897985 gene encoding rho GTPase-activating protein 100F isoform X5, which produces MCDSATTGCFLTRSSHRKENGRSVPDVTASPGRAPPGPLPANQLSSLGNQQQQHGNQQQQHHGNQQQQHHGNQHQNRGQSGSISNAGVKDPVLLQGDFRKVSGISSEIFRQIEAVENDHDPNTAAALEAVERRGEMIVRILEPRCMGSKQAVDAAHKLMNKADGRHTVQLVEIVKRPGQTLGLYIREGNGADRTDGVFISRIALESAVYNSGCLRVGDEILAVNLVDVTHMSLDDVVIIMSIPRRLVLAIRQRRGNRGTNSPGPPTLSRPEQKPPPVVVIKRDLRDEDLDETDRMQRPPRSSRERRTGDGREMTESRSRLGLGLNNYSPQSEQLDMYYNTRGGGGGGGGGMPLNAMGEPPNWGYKPPPPPSSVITEQPTKGHAFAPSHAYYQNAGTLESLAEKVHAFYPGAPGQPVGPSRRMSTGTGNVGLAQQHARFPRSGSDQHLPRVEYADYSNSLGRHSLLRSSLKPGTGAPPMPVGVGGTLGRYGRYDQQRANTVSKYGPPAAGAQSLTRRSRPNLDYSSDTEATIGPRPSYYYYNRPAIGSMPRGAGGHVSGSAAATAALLASAADLNKFNSLPRERPGVRLQGIRTRISDRLVDENDGNTSAPEFDVRRGRDLRQRITASPSIFTADEYRAWLRRAPSSSAIAEQMRMTRDMFAQPRSQRFSCSAENIHDALRNTESIYSSRTGILGAGTLDRNMGLTRPISALPVRSMSSQHIGGAGSIRSPSIRRMRQLLELSAGPASPSGSIMSTGGHQSPAPTPSATLPRQHRQIDINPAEFAKYKLDKPIVDIGGVSGMLWIHLLAGRGLRTAPEGSGAQPGAPPGQTRDLYCVIECDRVHKARTVVRSGDLQFDWDESFELDLVGNKQLDVLVYSWDPQHRHKLCYRGAISLSAILRQSPLHQLALKVEPRGTIYIRMRHTDPLALYKRRGLPSLRAGYPTLFGADLETVVNRESKGAPGCAPVPIVLRRCVEEVERRGLDIIGLYRLCGSATKKRLLREAFERNSRAVELSPEHVPDINVITGVLKDYLRELPEPLFTRCLFQMTVDALAVCLPDDPEGNAKLMLSILDCLPRANRATLVFLLDHLSLVVSNSERNKMSAQALATVMGPPLMLHSASAQPGADIDHAQPIAVLKYLLQIWPQPQAQHQQLAQHMGGAVQGGSMMSGLATAGSMSNMAGVASGRRGESTGQRGSKVSALPADRQQLLLQQQQQLMAAGNLLRSSTSVTNILSQGHPQLSATANSHLYQSVVGQLAQSHRALQQAVQQPYQLAGSVGSAIPDQSPLPLPGTPSPGSSSASTGSGSGSGSGKSTDTIKRGASPVSVKQVKIIDTASPYSIVQKKPPLQKDAPIDAITPTTQSDAIGSALGLGKSYSGSGSSSTTTRKGNVDFYEPHKALSKSSAGDDFTTSYSSKYASLDTKKSGGYSGSSSYTPSKSSLNASDEYKAMRNKSSATSSSSSSQATVLSAGSTATSAPTTSSDDSDDLLSYKSSASTNALLAQSQAMTTSQLMSKYLKREPRVQFTPIKSPESPSPPGGGDGLPKGTYQLVTPTGPGSSSSLKPSATTGAISKHTTSSPSQADTNTNHTNNSQKLSSPSRLANKDSKSGAAVSGSSSIVSTGRRLFDSLASSSSSETETKTYIGGTTANASASSSTTTYTNDSRNTASSSNKSVAGSGSGSGSGSEHRSYGSALFGSSGLGNGNGASGTHNHLGNSTNSPFTSTNGNGNHNAMHLYGTLPKSGANASSGAALFGSSASSSYHSSSGAGTTTSSGVSSMTGSTNSYDFYTSSTSSGGSSSRPFTNGGNNYHTLGTYRAQYAATNPFLDAFDEKPSSNGGNGGSNNGHGEDKLGADKGGHHRATVMAAFQSSGDSKNGSDEYDDLK